In one window of Methanosarcina vacuolata Z-761 DNA:
- a CDS encoding zinc finger domain-containing protein, producing MFESSAKCVRCGTPLRKQVIGSNVFYYCKKCGCTSSAISASTSSQSAIQPTSHF from the coding sequence ATGTTTGAATCTTCTGCAAAGTGTGTCCGATGCGGCACACCTCTTAGAAAGCAGGTAATCGGTTCAAATGTATTTTATTACTGTAAAAAATGCGGGTGTACATCTTCGGCTATTTCTGCCAGTACATCATCTCAAAGTGCAATTCAGCCGACAAGTCATTTTTGA
- a CDS encoding calcium/sodium antiporter has protein sequence MPVINILIFLGGLVLLVKGSDLFVLTSSQIARRFGVSEFVIGLTLVSVGTSVPELASSLTASFQQASGIVIGNILGSNIANIGLIASTAALLTNIKTEEVMLRRDGYIMLFASFLLFLFMLDFKISRLEALIFILFYLAYLLFLLEKVKRHEEEIYFKDFMIYFFKFEYFFDLKSKIKPQAREYGIENRNSRGMKKGTWKSEKITQKKNESESKIGMRTKTELTTELTTELTTELTTKSKTEPEHKDIDVDITEEKPQEASLLIEFFKLIASGVAIIIGAKYFVEQAVFFAMLLEVPETLIGISLVAVGTSVPELMVTISAARSDYAGIALGNVIGSNIANILLILGCSGLVHPISITGLSIYYIAPFMLIMSFLLILFIRTGWRVKQFEGLILLLLYLSFMVLILRLG, from the coding sequence GTGCCTGTAATTAATATCCTTATATTTCTTGGCGGGCTCGTACTGCTCGTAAAAGGGTCAGACCTCTTCGTATTAACATCATCTCAGATCGCAAGAAGGTTTGGAGTATCCGAATTTGTAATAGGCTTGACTCTTGTATCTGTGGGCACGTCAGTACCTGAGCTTGCATCCTCTCTTACGGCATCTTTCCAGCAAGCAAGCGGTATAGTCATAGGCAATATACTCGGGTCAAACATTGCCAATATAGGCCTGATTGCAAGTACGGCTGCTCTCCTGACAAATATCAAGACAGAAGAAGTTATGCTAAGAAGGGACGGCTATATAATGTTATTTGCCTCTTTTCTCCTCTTTCTTTTTATGCTTGACTTCAAAATTTCGAGGTTAGAAGCCTTAATTTTCATTTTATTTTATCTCGCCTATCTTTTATTCCTGCTCGAAAAAGTGAAAAGACACGAAGAAGAAATCTATTTTAAAGATTTTATGATTTATTTTTTCAAATTTGAATATTTTTTCGATCTGAAATCAAAAATTAAACCCCAGGCCCGGGAATACGGAATAGAAAATCGAAACTCTAGAGGCATGAAAAAAGGCACCTGGAAATCCGAAAAAATAACCCAAAAGAAAAACGAAAGCGAATCCAAAATTGGAATGAGAACTAAAACCGAATTGACAACCGAGTTGACAACCGAATTGACAACCGAATTGACAACCAAATCTAAAACAGAGCCTGAACATAAAGATATTGATGTCGACATTACAGAAGAAAAACCTCAAGAAGCCAGCCTTTTAATAGAATTTTTCAAGCTTATAGCAAGTGGAGTTGCAATCATAATTGGAGCAAAGTATTTTGTCGAACAGGCAGTTTTCTTTGCTATGCTGCTGGAAGTTCCGGAGACGCTTATAGGAATAAGCCTTGTTGCGGTTGGGACTTCAGTTCCCGAACTCATGGTAACCATCTCAGCAGCCCGGAGCGATTATGCTGGCATTGCTCTTGGAAATGTCATAGGGTCAAACATTGCAAATATACTTTTGATACTGGGCTGCTCAGGGCTTGTCCACCCTATCTCGATAACCGGCCTCAGTATTTACTACATAGCGCCTTTTATGCTGATAATGAGCTTTCTGCTCATCTTATTTATACGAACGGGCTGGAGAGTCAAACAGTTCGAAGGACTTATCCTGCTCCTTCTCTATCTGAGTTTCATGGTCCTGATCCTCCGGTTGGGGTAA
- a CDS encoding DUF5661 family protein, with protein sequence MRSLTKKQFTAEEAKAVGEQLGIKWDEFDVDQFRRGMDVELEHGTQDPLTNVTNDDPIMTGKIALAHLNEFPDYYDRLEEMEEEAEKFWENK encoded by the coding sequence GTGAGAAGTTTGACAAAAAAGCAATTTACTGCTGAAGAGGCAAAAGCAGTTGGGGAACAGCTTGGAATAAAATGGGATGAGTTTGATGTTGACCAGTTCCGCAGAGGCATGGATGTTGAGCTCGAACATGGAACTCAGGATCCCTTGACAAATGTTACTAACGACGATCCCATAATGACGGGGAAAATCGCCCTGGCTCATCTGAACGAATTTCCAGATTACTATGATAGACTGGAAGAAATGGAAGAAGAAGCCGAGAAATTCTGGGAAAATAAGTAA
- a CDS encoding MarC family protein, giving the protein MITEIITENIGFFIYAFTSVFVVISPISGVVTFISLTSKMTRDEKNQIAKKSVTLACLIAFFFAVTGNIILELFSISVDSLRVAGGILLFSIAFDMMHAKISRESITEEEISQSQEREDIWVFPIGLPLLTGPGAISTVIVLMGSTENIEQKIIILVSIILTFIFCLYIFLFSRRIHKFIGYNGMLVFTRLMGLLLAALAVNLTSAGLINIFSLTK; this is encoded by the coding sequence ATGATAACTGAGATAATTACTGAAAATATCGGGTTTTTCATCTACGCATTCACATCTGTCTTTGTTGTTATCAGTCCAATCAGCGGAGTAGTAACTTTCATCTCCCTGACCAGCAAGATGACTCGTGACGAAAAAAATCAAATTGCAAAAAAATCAGTCACACTTGCTTGTCTAATTGCCTTTTTTTTTGCAGTAACCGGCAACATAATACTTGAATTGTTCAGCATTAGTGTAGATTCATTGAGGGTTGCAGGTGGGATACTGCTTTTCAGCATTGCTTTTGATATGATGCATGCCAAAATCTCAAGAGAAAGCATTACTGAAGAAGAGATTTCGCAGTCTCAGGAACGTGAAGATATCTGGGTATTTCCTATAGGTCTGCCTCTTCTTACAGGTCCAGGTGCAATCAGTACGGTAATCGTCCTGATGGGAAGCACAGAAAATATTGAGCAAAAAATAATAATCCTCGTATCAATCATATTGACTTTCATTTTCTGCCTGTACATCTTTCTCTTCTCAAGAAGAATCCACAAATTCATAGGATACAATGGAATGCTTGTCTTTACAAGGCTCATGGGACTTCTTCTTGCAGCTCTTGCAGTAAACCTTACTTCAGCAGGTTTAATAAACATATTTAGTTTAACAAAATAA
- a CDS encoding acetate--CoA ligase family protein, with translation MTTEGQIDFFFKPESIALIGASPNPEKLSCTILENLLKMGFKGKIYPVNPGYQEIRGLKCYPAPGDIKDKIDIAIFAVPASTVLEILKGPVENIKGAIIVSSGFREIGPEGKEMEVRLKDILEKKKIRAMGPNCLGIYDTASKVDTFFISSDKVERPSSGGVSVLTQSGSFAAMIMDEMANEGAGVARVVSYGNKVDVDESDCLEFLARDEVTKAVALYIESVVNGRRFIAAASGCVQKKPVVALKVGKRDPGAKAASSHTGAVSGRYEAYEAAFRKAGIIEVESYEELKDACKVLNRYPLAKGKRVLIITDGGGIGISIADACEEAGLRVPDLSIEAISKLRKKLPVFASVRNPVDLTGNVKDEHYIDALQEAFGEEYDLAIVSLLWGPPLLSKGVAEKIKVFASHCEKPVLICSPGGRFSREMSSAFTSIGIPVFLLLTGG, from the coding sequence ATGACCACTGAAGGACAGATTGACTTTTTCTTTAAGCCTGAAAGCATAGCCCTGATAGGAGCCTCACCAAATCCCGAAAAGCTCTCCTGTACAATCCTGGAAAATCTCCTGAAAATGGGGTTTAAGGGAAAGATATACCCCGTAAATCCGGGTTACCAGGAAATCAGGGGGCTTAAATGTTATCCAGCTCCTGGTGACATAAAGGACAAAATCGACATTGCAATTTTTGCAGTGCCAGCCTCTACTGTCCTTGAAATCCTCAAAGGCCCTGTGGAAAATATAAAAGGAGCAATAATTGTCAGTTCAGGTTTTCGGGAAATTGGACCTGAAGGAAAGGAAATGGAAGTCCGTCTGAAAGATATTTTGGAGAAAAAAAAGATCCGGGCTATGGGGCCGAACTGCCTTGGGATCTACGATACAGCCTCAAAAGTGGATACCTTTTTTATAAGCAGTGATAAAGTCGAAAGGCCCTCAAGTGGCGGGGTTTCGGTGCTTACTCAAAGTGGCTCCTTTGCCGCTATGATTATGGACGAAATGGCAAACGAGGGAGCAGGAGTCGCACGGGTAGTAAGCTACGGAAATAAAGTGGATGTGGACGAAAGTGATTGTCTTGAATTTCTGGCAAGAGACGAAGTAACAAAAGCCGTTGCTCTCTATATTGAGTCTGTGGTAAATGGACGTCGGTTCATTGCTGCTGCATCGGGATGTGTTCAAAAAAAGCCGGTAGTGGCTCTCAAAGTCGGAAAAAGGGATCCAGGCGCAAAGGCAGCCAGTTCTCATACCGGGGCTGTTAGCGGAAGATATGAAGCTTATGAAGCTGCTTTCAGGAAAGCAGGTATAATAGAAGTTGAAAGTTATGAGGAATTAAAAGATGCCTGCAAAGTCCTGAACAGATATCCGCTGGCAAAAGGAAAAAGGGTTCTCATAATAACTGACGGCGGAGGGATCGGAATTTCCATCGCTGATGCCTGTGAGGAAGCTGGACTCAGGGTTCCCGATCTGTCCATAGAAGCTATTAGCAAACTGAGAAAGAAACTCCCGGTTTTTGCTTCCGTTAGAAATCCTGTTGACCTGACAGGTAATGTAAAGGACGAACACTACATTGATGCTCTACAGGAAGCTTTTGGTGAAGAATACGACCTTGCGATAGTGAGCCTGCTGTGGGGCCCACCTCTTCTTTCCAAAGGGGTCGCGGAAAAAATCAAAGTCTTTGCCAGTCATTGTGAAAAGCCAGTCCTCATCTGTTCTCCGGGCGGAAGGTTCAGCAGGGAAATGTCTTCGGCTTTTACGTCTATCGGAATACCGGTTTTTTTACTCCTGACAGGCGGTTAG
- a CDS encoding nucleoside deaminase → MLDNDSLFMKRAIELSLENVKKGGGPFGAVIVRKGEILAESCNMVTALNDPTAHAEINVIREAARKLDTFDLSGCTIYASCEPCPMCLGAIYWARIGKVVFANTASDAQKIGFADSRIYSEISRPPQERNIEFRQLLREEALKAFKAWEESENKIEY, encoded by the coding sequence ATGCTAGACAACGATTCTTTATTTATGAAAAGGGCAATCGAACTTTCACTTGAGAATGTGAAGAAAGGCGGAGGTCCTTTTGGGGCAGTAATCGTCAGAAAAGGGGAAATCCTTGCAGAGAGCTGCAACATGGTTACTGCACTTAATGATCCTACGGCTCATGCCGAGATAAATGTAATAAGAGAAGCAGCCCGGAAACTTGATACCTTTGATCTCAGTGGCTGTACTATTTACGCTTCCTGTGAGCCGTGCCCAATGTGCCTTGGGGCGATTTACTGGGCCAGAATTGGTAAAGTTGTTTTTGCCAATACGGCATCTGACGCTCAAAAAATTGGCTTTGCAGATTCTCGAATTTATAGTGAGATCTCACGCCCTCCTCAGGAGAGAAATATAGAATTCCGACAGCTCCTAAGAGAAGAGGCCTTGAAGGCTTTTAAGGCGTGGGAAGAGTCCGAAAATAAAATAGAGTACTGA
- a CDS encoding winged helix-turn-helix transcriptional regulator, whose product MKDCTVYKTMNIIGKRWTIHILLELHKGEKKEKRFNELKRKLGYITPKILSERLTELETEGLIEKKVDHSTNPPKSEYYLTESGVDFVKIIQAIKRWGLKWKFQNEECEKAICMYCER is encoded by the coding sequence ATGAAAGACTGCACAGTCTACAAGACCATGAATATCATCGGGAAAAGATGGACAATTCATATCCTTCTGGAGTTGCATAAAGGGGAAAAAAAGGAAAAGCGCTTTAATGAACTCAAAAGGAAACTCGGCTACATAACCCCCAAAATTCTCTCCGAAAGGCTGACAGAGTTGGAAACTGAGGGCTTAATTGAAAAGAAGGTTGATCATTCAACAAATCCTCCAAAATCCGAATATTACCTGACCGAAAGCGGAGTGGATTTCGTGAAAATAATACAGGCAATTAAACGCTGGGGACTGAAGTGGAAATTCCAGAATGAGGAGTGCGAAAAGGCTATTTGCATGTACTGTGAGCGCTAA
- the ppsA gene encoding phosphoenolpyruvate synthase produces the protein MFDNKSKYIRWFEETTIDDVPIVGGKNASLGEMYRELTSKGVKIPNGFSVTAEAYWYVLKAGGILEKLKSTIEGLDTSDISELSKRGKAARDLILGAGIPDELWEEIKTAYDRLCEQYGENTDVAVRSSATAEDLPTASFAGQQETYLNIRGYPGLRDACIRCFASLFTDRAISYRVTNKFDHFKVALSIGIMKMVRSDLASSGVIFTLDTETGFRDVVFITGAYGLGENIVQGQVNPDEFYVFKPTFRQGFKPIIKKKVGSKEIKMIYGRGDSKVLTRNIEVPEADRLRFCLSDEEVLKLSGYAIAIEDHYSEKYGESRPMDIEWAKDGITGELFIVQARPETVQSQRRKDILETYVLEKRSEILARGRSVGDKIASGKAHVIPDISDLPSFKPGEILIADTTTPDWEPVMKTAAAIVTNKGGRTCHAAIVSRELGIPAVVGAGNATEVLETGREITVSCAEGENGLVYEGILPFHKDTLILKDMKRPKTEIMMNLGNPEEAFGLSMIPNDGIGLARLEFIITSYIKVHPMALVHPEKVKDLKIFREIEQLTRGYRREDYFVEQLAQGVSTIAAAFYPKPVVVRMSDFKTNEYASLLGGSYFEMEESNPMIGFRGASRYFDERYREGYALECRAMKKVRDEMGLTNLILMIPFCRTVEEARKVIDEMEKNGLKRGENGLQVYVMCEIPNNVLLIDEFSKFFDGFSIGSNDLTQLTLGVDRDSELLAAEFDERDPGVIKIMAMAVQGAKRNGRHSGICGQAPSDFPEIAEFLVKEKIDSISLNPDSVMKITLKVLETEKELERS, from the coding sequence ATGTTTGATAACAAAAGTAAGTACATCCGCTGGTTTGAAGAGACTACGATTGATGATGTCCCAATTGTCGGCGGGAAGAACGCTTCCCTTGGGGAGATGTACAGGGAGCTTACTTCAAAGGGGGTAAAAATCCCAAATGGTTTCTCAGTTACTGCTGAGGCTTACTGGTATGTCCTCAAAGCTGGAGGGATTCTAGAGAAACTTAAAAGCACAATTGAAGGACTCGATACCTCGGATATATCAGAACTTTCAAAAAGGGGAAAAGCTGCAAGGGACCTGATCCTTGGGGCAGGAATTCCGGATGAACTCTGGGAGGAGATCAAGACCGCGTATGACCGCCTATGTGAGCAGTATGGAGAAAATACTGATGTAGCCGTGCGAAGTTCGGCAACGGCTGAAGATTTGCCTACAGCTTCTTTTGCGGGTCAGCAGGAAACTTACCTGAATATTCGGGGGTATCCAGGGCTTAGAGATGCGTGCATACGCTGCTTTGCATCCCTTTTTACTGACAGGGCTATTTCCTACCGCGTGACCAATAAATTTGATCATTTCAAGGTCGCTCTTTCCATAGGAATCATGAAAATGGTCAGGTCGGACCTTGCTTCCAGCGGGGTTATTTTTACTCTGGATACGGAGACCGGCTTCAGAGACGTAGTTTTTATTACAGGGGCATATGGACTTGGAGAAAACATTGTTCAGGGACAGGTCAACCCCGATGAATTTTACGTCTTCAAGCCGACTTTCAGGCAGGGTTTTAAGCCGATTATCAAGAAAAAAGTAGGAAGCAAGGAGATCAAGATGATCTACGGGCGCGGCGATTCAAAAGTGCTCACCAGGAATATAGAGGTTCCTGAAGCTGACAGGCTGCGCTTCTGTCTCAGTGACGAAGAAGTACTCAAACTTTCCGGGTATGCTATTGCTATAGAAGACCATTACTCCGAGAAGTACGGGGAATCGCGACCCATGGACATTGAATGGGCCAAGGACGGCATAACAGGTGAACTTTTCATAGTGCAGGCAAGACCTGAAACGGTTCAGTCCCAGCGGCGTAAAGATATCCTGGAAACCTATGTACTTGAAAAAAGGTCCGAAATCCTTGCAAGAGGCAGGAGCGTAGGCGACAAAATTGCATCCGGAAAAGCCCATGTAATCCCTGATATCTCAGACCTTCCTTCTTTTAAACCTGGAGAAATCCTGATTGCGGATACCACGACTCCGGACTGGGAACCTGTAATGAAAACCGCGGCTGCGATTGTCACGAACAAAGGAGGCAGGACCTGCCATGCAGCGATTGTCAGCCGTGAGCTGGGGATTCCTGCAGTTGTAGGAGCAGGCAATGCAACCGAAGTGCTTGAAACAGGCAGGGAAATTACGGTTAGCTGTGCCGAAGGAGAGAATGGACTTGTGTACGAAGGGATTCTTCCTTTTCATAAAGATACCCTGATCCTGAAAGATATGAAACGCCCGAAAACCGAGATTATGATGAACCTTGGAAACCCGGAAGAGGCTTTTGGCCTTTCCATGATCCCAAACGACGGAATAGGGCTTGCAAGGCTGGAGTTTATCATTACGAGCTATATCAAGGTGCACCCGATGGCTCTTGTGCACCCTGAAAAGGTTAAAGACCTTAAAATCTTCCGGGAAATCGAGCAGCTTACCCGAGGCTACAGGAGAGAAGATTATTTTGTCGAACAGCTCGCCCAGGGAGTTAGTACCATTGCTGCGGCTTTCTATCCTAAGCCGGTTGTAGTTCGTATGAGTGACTTCAAGACCAATGAGTACGCAAGCCTGCTTGGAGGCAGCTATTTTGAAATGGAGGAAAGCAACCCCATGATAGGGTTCAGGGGAGCTTCCCGCTATTTTGATGAGCGCTACAGGGAAGGATATGCTCTTGAGTGCAGGGCTATGAAAAAGGTCAGGGACGAAATGGGGCTTACAAACCTTATTCTTATGATTCCCTTCTGCAGAACGGTTGAAGAAGCGCGGAAAGTTATTGACGAAATGGAAAAAAACGGGCTCAAAAGGGGAGAAAACGGTCTTCAGGTCTATGTTATGTGCGAGATTCCGAACAATGTTCTGCTTATCGATGAATTCAGTAAATTCTTCGACGGTTTCTCAATAGGTTCAAATGACCTAACCCAGTTGACCCTTGGCGTTGACAGAGACTCCGAACTTCTTGCCGCTGAATTCGATGAGCGGGACCCCGGTGTTATTAAGATTATGGCAATGGCTGTCCAGGGAGCAAAACGGAATGGAAGACATAGCGGGATTTGCGGACAGGCTCCAAGCGATTTTCCTGAAATTGCAGAGTTCCTGGTAAAAGAAAAGATAGATTCCATTTCACTTAATCCCGATTCGGTTATGAAAATCACCCTCAAGGTTCTGGAGACTGAAAAAGAACTGGAAAGGAGCTGA
- a CDS encoding GNAT family N-acetyltransferase, producing MGNIKIHARSIGYLISLKKLLCDTTGNLLVKKWKSIEKGDIVSIEEHMLPEVLRIQAEGFKNGSSEKLIRYSKNSKNIFYVIKNVDEIVGYCAYYIKPALSLKGFEKKSVISSIAIDRNFRGRGFAERLLKSSTEEMKANGISSVLLYVNINNLPAIHLYQKIGFRKIKQVKNICGQSEKCYEMELRLV from the coding sequence ATGGGTAATATCAAAATTCACGCCCGATCAATTGGGTACTTGATAAGTCTTAAGAAATTGCTGTGTGATACCACTGGAAATCTACTGGTAAAAAAATGGAAGTCAATAGAAAAAGGAGATATTGTTTCTATAGAAGAACACATGCTTCCTGAAGTTCTTAGAATCCAGGCCGAAGGATTTAAAAACGGAAGCTCGGAAAAGCTTATAAGATATTCAAAGAATTCAAAAAATATATTTTATGTCATAAAGAACGTGGATGAAATCGTGGGCTACTGTGCCTACTACATAAAACCTGCACTTTCCCTCAAAGGCTTTGAGAAAAAATCAGTAATATCCTCAATTGCAATTGACAGAAATTTTAGAGGCAGAGGTTTTGCTGAAAGGTTATTGAAGAGCAGTACTGAGGAGATGAAGGCAAACGGAATATCATCCGTTCTCTTATATGTCAATATAAACAATCTTCCTGCGATACACTTATACCAAAAAATAGGCTTTCGGAAAATAAAACAGGTAAAAAATATCTGCGGCCAGAGTGAAAAATGTTATGAGATGGAACTGAGGCTTGTTTGA
- a CDS encoding Glu/Leu/Phe/Val family dehydrogenase, whose amino-acid sequence MDDMFRFADEFGPFKIIHVYEPSADLKAILVVDNIARGPAIGGVRMATDVSTEECFRLARSMTLKNAAADLPHGGGKVVIYGDPRMPQEKKSQMLRALASALRYEEEYIFAPDMGTDEICMACIKDEIGRVVGLPCEVGGIPLDEVGATGWGIAQATEIVLQYCDFELKDARVVIQGFGAVGRHAARFLTQRGAILVGAADSRGTVHDPDGLDVDTLIRLKKEGKSVLDYPGGKKFDSNAVIAIPYDIWIPAARPDVINENNVHLLNTKLIIEGANIPITGKAEKTLYEAGILYVPDFIANAGGVICAAAEYQGATQCTAFGSIEEKVRKTQLRYWKLQKRKESSQGKLHSSLP is encoded by the coding sequence ATGGATGATATGTTCAGATTTGCGGATGAGTTTGGCCCATTTAAGATCATCCATGTTTACGAACCGTCTGCGGACTTGAAAGCGATTCTTGTTGTGGACAATATAGCGCGAGGGCCTGCTATTGGAGGGGTCAGGATGGCCACGGATGTGAGTACTGAGGAATGTTTCAGGCTGGCAAGATCCATGACTCTCAAGAATGCGGCTGCAGATCTTCCTCATGGGGGCGGTAAAGTAGTCATCTACGGGGATCCGCGAATGCCTCAGGAAAAGAAAAGCCAGATGCTTCGAGCACTTGCCAGTGCCCTCAGGTATGAGGAGGAATATATCTTTGCCCCTGACATGGGGACAGACGAAATCTGTATGGCCTGCATAAAAGATGAGATCGGAAGGGTGGTAGGCCTTCCATGCGAGGTTGGAGGAATTCCTCTGGATGAAGTAGGGGCCACAGGTTGGGGAATTGCGCAGGCTACCGAAATAGTGTTACAGTACTGTGATTTCGAGCTGAAAGATGCTCGCGTGGTTATTCAGGGCTTTGGGGCAGTTGGGAGGCATGCTGCTCGTTTCCTGACCCAGAGAGGAGCGATTCTTGTAGGAGCTGCGGACTCAAGGGGTACGGTTCATGATCCCGATGGTCTTGACGTGGATACCCTTATCAGGCTTAAGAAAGAAGGAAAAAGTGTGCTTGACTACCCTGGAGGAAAAAAGTTTGACAGTAATGCCGTTATTGCCATTCCCTACGACATCTGGATTCCAGCAGCCCGTCCCGACGTGATCAATGAAAATAATGTCCATCTCTTGAACACTAAATTGATTATTGAGGGAGCAAACATTCCGATCACAGGAAAAGCCGAAAAAACCCTCTACGAAGCAGGTATTCTCTACGTCCCGGATTTTATCGCAAACGCGGGCGGTGTGATCTGTGCGGCTGCAGAGTATCAGGGAGCCACCCAGTGCACAGCTTTCGGGTCAATTGAAGAAAAGGTGAGAAAAACACAGCTCAGGTACTGGAAACTGCAAAAACGAAAGGAATCCTCCCAAGGGAAGCTGCATTCCAGCTTGCCGTAA
- a CDS encoding nitrite/sulfite reductase domain-containing protein: MKDNLPEKGAIVQRDRETYAIAPHIPGGIADPNTLRKIADVAEKYGAAALKMTSAQRIAIVGLKEEDLDNAWADLDMKPGAAVGLCVRSVKFCPGTTFCKQGKQDAVGLGLKLDEKYHGMSMPSKFKMAVSGCPNSCSEPAIKDIGIMGTAKGYTLMVGGAAAASPRLAEVVAKELSEEEVLDAVERIVNFYKDSGTKKRLGKFIEGMGLEDFKAQVGL, encoded by the coding sequence ATGAAAGACAACTTACCGGAAAAAGGTGCAATCGTTCAGAGAGACCGTGAAACCTATGCAATCGCCCCCCATATTCCAGGAGGAATTGCGGACCCTAACACCCTCAGGAAGATAGCCGACGTTGCGGAAAAATATGGAGCCGCTGCCCTTAAGATGACTTCTGCCCAGAGGATTGCAATCGTGGGTCTGAAGGAGGAAGACCTTGATAATGCATGGGCTGATCTGGACATGAAACCCGGCGCAGCTGTAGGGCTTTGCGTAAGAAGTGTAAAGTTCTGTCCTGGGACTACTTTCTGCAAACAAGGAAAACAGGATGCAGTAGGCCTGGGTCTTAAACTGGATGAAAAATACCACGGAATGTCGATGCCTTCCAAGTTCAAGATGGCAGTTTCCGGTTGTCCAAACTCCTGCTCTGAGCCTGCCATTAAAGACATAGGGATAATGGGCACTGCAAAAGGATATACCCTGATGGTAGGAGGCGCCGCGGCTGCAAGTCCAAGACTTGCTGAGGTTGTTGCAAAAGAACTGTCAGAAGAGGAAGTCCTTGATGCAGTCGAGAGAATTGTTAATTTCTATAAAGACTCTGGCACAAAAAAGAGGCTTGGAAAGTTCATTGAAGGCATGGGCCTTGAGGATTTCAAAGCCCAGGTAGGTCTGTAA
- a CDS encoding class I SAM-dependent methyltransferase, whose amino-acid sequence MSIVSKYNRIAPIYELIDLPLEYFFFREWRKEALSSLSGKILEIGVGTGRNLEFYPVGCRVIGIDKSEGMLQRAQEKAEGRKNITLYPMDAEHLEFPDNSFDYVVTTFVLCTIPDPVKALKEMKRVLKPSGEYIALEHVHSDYPFVDFIEHLINPVLFFLLGDHATRHTVKNIEKAGFTIKEVKKLAFKDVFRKIRAKP is encoded by the coding sequence TTCAAAGTATAACCGAATTGCACCCATATACGAACTGATAGATTTGCCTCTGGAATATTTCTTTTTCCGTGAATGGAGAAAAGAAGCTCTTTCAAGCCTGAGCGGAAAAATTCTGGAAATCGGGGTGGGCACCGGAAGAAACCTGGAATTCTATCCGGTAGGCTGTAGGGTAATAGGTATCGACAAAAGCGAAGGCATGCTCCAGAGAGCCCAGGAAAAAGCCGAGGGAAGGAAAAACATTACCCTTTATCCTATGGATGCCGAACATCTTGAATTCCCTGATAACAGTTTCGATTATGTGGTCACAACTTTTGTTCTATGTACAATTCCTGATCCAGTGAAAGCTCTTAAAGAAATGAAACGAGTCCTGAAACCATCAGGGGAATATATAGCTCTTGAGCATGTGCACAGTGACTACCCTTTTGTTGACTTCATAGAACATTTAATTAATCCGGTTCTGTTTTTCTTGCTTGGGGATCATGCAACTCGGCATACCGTGAAGAATATTGAAAAAGCCGGCTTTACAATTAAGGAAGTGAAAAAACTGGCTTTTAAGGACGTTTTCAGGAAGATCAGGGCAAAACCTTAA
- a CDS encoding cupin domain-containing protein, translating into MKVTEMKSSPEKPNPHNVSVRMLYNTEHAQAVHIELKPGEALKKHMTPTDVFFYILEGKGIVEIGDEQQEVSRDMLIESPAKIPHRLMNPGDEIFRVLVVKAPRQTEATRML; encoded by the coding sequence ATGAAAGTTACCGAGATGAAATCCTCACCTGAAAAACCGAACCCTCACAATGTGAGTGTCCGGATGCTCTACAATACTGAACACGCGCAGGCAGTACATATAGAGCTTAAGCCTGGGGAAGCTTTAAAAAAGCACATGACTCCCACAGACGTCTTTTTCTACATTCTTGAAGGAAAAGGCATTGTTGAAATTGGGGACGAACAACAGGAAGTTAGCCGGGATATGCTAATTGAGAGCCCTGCAAAAATTCCCCACCGCCTTATGAACCCGGGAGATGAGATTTTCAGGGTGCTGGTCGTAAAAGCTCCGAGACAAACCGAAGCTACGCGCATGTTGTAA